A stretch of Endozoicomonas sp. SCSIO W0465 DNA encodes these proteins:
- a CDS encoding Ig-like domain-containing protein codes for MNDLSEVETKQKESVGTVESVTGRVEAVNSQEEGRVLNKGGIVYKDDIIMTYDGTINIKLDSGQSVVFNDNAVFRLSPEIEELKLEIEAEQYEIPQTILAGGDPSELLPSPQAGETNQVDTTSNSGSRTQEIFDLSGISVQPEAGFETSNFATLINVETNNISNTLDENPLGVDINDNPVAIADTATGHENEPLTIDVLANDTDIDSSDNPANFSLDSVEIVDGEGNPLNDQGTVSVVNNQLQFVPGSDFDSLANGESATVTVRYVMSDDEGAESTSTATITVTGTNDAPVASADTATGHENEPLTIDVLANDTDIDSSDNPANFSLDSVEIVDGEGNPLNGQGTVSVVNNQLQFVPGSDFDSLANGESATVTVRYVMSDDEGAESTSTATITVTGTNDAPVASADTATGHENQTLTIDVLANDTDIDSSDNPANFSLDSVEIVDGEGNPLNGQGTVSVVNNQLQFVPGSDFDSLANGESATVTVRYVMSDDEGAESTSTATITVTGTNDAPVASADTATGHENEPLTIDVLANDTDIDSSDNPGNFSLDSVEIVDGEGNPLNDQGAVSVVNNQLQFVPGSDFDSLANGESATVTVRYVMSDDEGAESTSTATTTITVTGTNDAPMASADTATGHENEPLTIDVLANDTDIDSSDNPASFSLDSVEIVDGEGNPLNDQGIVSVVNNQLQFVPGSDFDSLANGESATVTVRYVMSDDEGAESTSTATITVTGTNDAPVASADTATGHENQTLTIDVLANDTDIDSSDNPGNFSLDSVEIVDGEGNPLNDQGTVSVVNNQLQFVPGSDFDSLANGESATVTVRYVMSDDEGAESTSTATITVTGTNDAPVASADTATGHENQTLTIDVLANDTDIDSSDNPGNLSLDSVEIVDGEGNPLNGQGTVSVVNNQLQFVPGSDFDSLANGESATVTVRYVMSDDEGAESTSTATITVTGTNDAPMASADTATGHENEPLTIDVLANDTDIDSSDNPASFSLDSVEIVDGEGNPLNDQGIVSVVNNQLQFVPGSDFDSLANGESATVTVRYVMSDDEGAESTSTATITVTGTNDDPIIESVSQSTASVHEINESDDSSGNLVLSDGGRFTVTDVDLSDVQSVTVTPADDNYRGTLTPLIIDNTTGDGLGEVEWVYSVPDADLGDLATGQTLTQTYTITVNDNNGGTVTQNVVVSLTGSNDAPELHIQSAVLQYTENDGAVAINDQLSLNDVDDLFIDSAEVQISGNYQRGEDLLSLTSSDTPPGVRVSFDGLAGKLNITAEQPGTITKEQFQAMLEKVTYTNISDNPATTQRTVSWSVGDGESYSSETTSIIQVTAINDAPVLRDQSGNLQYNENDGAVIIDSNLTLIDVDDTYLEGAVVEITGNYQPGEDVLGLTGEDIPDGVDVSFDQESGALTLLARQPETITRAQFEALLEKVTYANNSDDPNTDDRVISWSVSDGEATSTVITSTIAVNPVNDAPRTDALHANGQEDDGFIPIILSGSDIDGRVDHFIIDTLPEHGALFLDREGAARVIAGVEYPASTERLDLYFIPDENWNGDTSFLYRAKDNLHSVDPSPAEVSISVAAHQDGSITPPVDSDEQPNRLVAGETGGAYTGITAHAEDPDPEDVITYSLVTATDQFEIDESTGEVWVKPGVALEEGDYDLVVRADSSDSSTENSTFRVTVVDGAVDRAVVHESVLPGGSGRSETVFDTSPELGQADGTGVSVATGNLLVNDQVPEQTTITHVNGEAVGVGVVSVSGQYGELTINTTTGDYIYHLTQAADHQDPVAETFLYATSAGTASQLEVTVIDDEAITSNQSVDLPASAEPAYRIVVILDTSESMVSAKANGEVELPDNETITTRLDLAVAGVSSLLEKYYQQSSNVQVSLVTFDQGSRIIDEANGPAASLEEALGRLANLDTHRKTEYASALSEGEKAFQEMFANDTDGGLAPDNVEYISYFLSDGAPTDGAEAAVKSQEWQSFSADNHISSYALAVGSSVKDLSYLDNIHTVDALESGQAGAPIIVADPVKLEQALLDTVPSSYGGSLVASEHGFGADGGNVHSVQFQLATDSGIKPVTFTYDPEAKTIAAQGNPALPVIMGSILTLDGDTGFEQWGKLLLNFETGQYTYFARNNLSGDSFNIDFVVVDGDGDRSPVRTATINIVEGVPEANDDIDTLMPEQAFIEGNVITGTGTDGGVAAGDRVTPFTIEASGVDSTPENTRVIAIKYNGVTHQITEGSSEAITLSDGGQLTFSDTGYYRYVPAQPVESHIDPSQRIDVDFEDSYTINGVEFSTPDTSVVFANGRIGVQGHNDNTIEGHEDLVIDFSSSEYPDGVANITLDLVTGHDRRAMTVTLFRTDGAELGQVYAGGDDQPMFSIPAEYTNIGRMVISAGSSTSANARGVFTGIAFDKVLPGVAPDALAVDQHSIEYTLSDSSGNTDTATLTLNTVQNVMTGTELSDAVDLGSGRKLEGTEANDYVDGLAGDDVIRGEGGQDILLGGAGNDTVDGGSGHDLISGGTGDDQLSGQSGYDVIRGGLGDDILRGGTGQDQLYGGDGNDTIDGEGGSDTLYGGKGNDTLTGGHTDGSSSNTFVFDIDDLLDDQTVQTDKILDFVVGDVNSDPTADVLDISALVEVEEDEHMDVDALLSTLNENGVSVDIIDEDHVTLNIVKNTAESSRDTLHIELHHVGGWGDHDVNDMTGQDVLMELINNGQLIV; via the coding sequence ATGAACGATCTTTCAGAAGTTGAAACAAAGCAGAAGGAATCGGTTGGAACTGTTGAGTCTGTAACAGGGAGGGTTGAAGCTGTCAATTCGCAAGAAGAAGGTCGTGTTCTGAATAAAGGAGGTATTGTTTATAAGGACGACATCATTATGACTTATGATGGCACAATAAATATTAAGCTGGATTCAGGTCAGTCCGTTGTGTTTAATGATAATGCTGTTTTCAGGCTTTCACCGGAAATAGAAGAGCTGAAGCTGGAAATTGAAGCAGAACAGTACGAAATACCACAAACTATTCTGGCTGGTGGTGACCCTTCAGAGCTACTGCCTTCTCCACAGGCTGGCGAAACGAATCAAGTAGATACCACGAGTAATTCTGGGTCTCGTACCCAGGAAATTTTTGATTTAAGTGGTATCAGTGTCCAGCCTGAGGCTGGTTTTGAAACTTCAAACTTTGCAACACTTATTAATGTAGAAACAAATAACATAAGTAATACGCTTGATGAGAACCCACTGGGTGTAGATATAAACGATAACCCTGTGGCGATTGCCGATACCGCCACCGGTCACGAAAATGAACCACTGACCATTGATGTACTGGCCAACGACACGGATATTGACAGCAGCGACAACCCGGCCAACTTCAGTCTCGACAGCGTGGAGATCGTCGATGGCGAGGGGAATCCGTTAAACGACCAGGGGACCGTCAGCGTGGTGAACAACCAGCTGCAGTTCGTCCCCGGCAGTGACTTCGACAGCCTGGCCAACGGTGAAAGCGCGACAGTGACCGTGCGCTATGTAATGTCCGATGACGAAGGGGCAGAATCGACCTCCACGGCAACGATTACCGTTACCGGTACCAATGACGCTCCGGTGGCCAGTGCCGATACCGCCACCGGTCACGAAAATGAACCACTGACCATTGATGTACTGGCCAACGACACGGATATTGACAGCAGCGACAACCCGGCCAACTTCAGTCTCGACAGCGTGGAGATCGTCGATGGCGAGGGGAATCCGTTAAACGGCCAGGGGACCGTCAGCGTGGTGAACAACCAGCTGCAGTTCGTCCCCGGCAGTGACTTCGACAGCCTGGCCAACGGTGAAAGCGCGACAGTGACCGTGCGCTATGTGATGTCCGATGACGAAGGGGCAGAATCGACCTCCACAGCAACGATTACCGTTACCGGTACCAATGACGCTCCGGTGGCCAGTGCGGATACCGCCACCGGTCACGAGAACCAGACGTTGACCATTGATGTACTGGCCAACGACACGGATATTGACAGCAGCGACAACCCGGCCAACTTCAGTCTCGACAGCGTGGAGATCGTCGATGGCGAGGGGAATCCGTTAAACGGCCAGGGGACCGTCAGCGTGGTGAACAACCAGCTGCAGTTCGTCCCCGGCAGTGACTTCGACAGCCTGGCCAACGGTGAAAGCGCGACAGTGACCGTGCGCTATGTGATGTCCGATGACGAAGGGGCAGAATCGACCTCCACAGCAACGATTACCGTCACCGGTACCAATGACGCTCCGGTGGCGAGTGCCGATACCGCCACCGGTCACGAAAATGAACCACTGACCATTGATGTACTGGCCAACGACACGGATATTGACAGCAGCGACAACCCGGGCAACTTCAGTCTCGACAGCGTGGAGATTGTCGATGGCGAGGGGAATCCGTTAAACGACCAGGGGGCCGTCAGCGTGGTGAACAACCAGCTGCAGTTCGTCCCCGGCAGTGACTTCGACAGCCTGGCCAACGGTGAAAGCGCGACAGTGACCGTGCGCTATGTGATGTCTGATGACGAAGGGGCAGAATCGACCTCCACGGCAACGACAACGATTACCGTTACCGGTACCAATGACGCTCCGATGGCGAGTGCCGATACCGCCACCGGTCACGAAAATGAACCACTGACCATTGATGTACTGGCCAACGACACGGATATTGACAGCAGCGACAACCCCGCCAGCTTCAGTCTCGACAGCGTGGAGATCGTCGATGGCGAGGGGAATCCGTTAAACGACCAGGGGATCGTCAGCGTGGTGAACAACCAGCTGCAGTTCGTCCCCGGCAGTGACTTCGACAGCCTGGCCAACGGTGAAAGCGCGACAGTGACCGTGCGCTATGTAATGTCCGATGACGAAGGGGCAGAATCGACCTCCACGGCAACGATTACCGTTACCGGTACCAATGACGCTCCGGTGGCCAGTGCCGATACCGCCACCGGTCACGAGAACCAGACGTTGACCATTGATGTACTGGCCAACGACACGGATATTGACAGCAGCGACAACCCGGGCAACTTCAGTCTCGACAGCGTGGAGATCGTCGATGGCGAGGGGAATCCGTTAAACGACCAGGGGACCGTCAGCGTGGTGAACAACCAGCTGCAGTTCGTCCCCGGCAGTGACTTCGACAGCCTGGCCAACGGTGAAAGCGCGACAGTGACCGTGCGCTATGTGATGTCCGATGACGAAGGGGCAGAATCGACCTCCACAGCAACGATTACCGTCACCGGTACCAATGACGCTCCGGTGGCCAGTGCGGATACCGCCACCGGTCACGAGAACCAGACGTTGACCATTGATGTACTGGCCAACGACACGGATATTGACAGCAGCGACAACCCGGGCAACTTGAGTCTCGACAGCGTGGAGATCGTCGATGGCGAGGGGAATCCGTTAAACGGCCAGGGGACCGTCAGCGTGGTGAACAACCAGCTGCAGTTCGTCCCCGGCAGTGACTTCGACAGCCTGGCCAACGGTGAAAGCGCGACAGTGACCGTGCGCTATGTGATGTCAGATGACGAAGGGGCAGAATCGACCTCCACGGCAACGATTACCGTTACCGGTACCAATGACGCTCCGATGGCGAGTGCCGATACCGCCACCGGTCACGAAAATGAACCACTGACCATTGATGTACTGGCCAACGACACGGATATTGACAGCAGCGACAACCCGGCCAGCTTCAGTCTCGACAGCGTGGAGATCGTCGATGGCGAGGGGAATCCGTTAAACGACCAGGGGATCGTCAGCGTGGTGAACAACCAGCTGCAGTTCGTCCCCGGCAGTGACTTCGACAGCCTGGCCAACGGTGAAAGCGCGACAGTGACCGTGCGCTATGTGATGTCCGATGACGAAGGGGCAGAATCGACCTCCACGGCAACGATTACCGTTACCGGTACCAACGATGACCCCATTATCGAATCTGTCAGTCAATCCACAGCAAGTGTTCATGAGATTAATGAAAGTGATGATTCATCGGGTAATTTGGTGCTTTCCGATGGCGGCCGTTTTACCGTTACTGATGTGGACCTTAGTGATGTGCAGTCGGTGACAGTCACGCCAGCTGATGATAACTACCGCGGAACACTTACACCACTGATCATTGACAATACCACAGGTGATGGACTTGGAGAGGTTGAGTGGGTTTACTCAGTACCGGATGCGGATCTTGGTGACCTGGCTACAGGCCAGACATTAACCCAGACATATACGATCACTGTGAATGATAATAATGGCGGGACTGTTACACAAAACGTTGTTGTTAGTCTGACTGGCAGTAATGATGCTCCGGAGCTACATATTCAGTCTGCTGTTTTGCAATATACCGAAAATGATGGAGCGGTTGCCATCAATGATCAACTTAGCCTGAATGATGTGGATGATCTTTTCATCGATAGTGCTGAGGTCCAGATCAGCGGTAATTACCAACGGGGAGAGGATCTGTTGAGTCTGACTTCTTCAGATACTCCACCGGGAGTCCGGGTGAGCTTTGATGGGCTGGCCGGTAAATTGAATATTACTGCTGAACAGCCAGGTACCATCACTAAAGAGCAGTTTCAGGCAATGTTGGAAAAGGTCACTTATACCAACATCAGCGACAATCCGGCGACCACGCAAAGAACAGTGAGCTGGTCCGTTGGTGATGGTGAGTCCTACAGCTCAGAAACCACCTCCATCATTCAGGTAACAGCTATCAACGACGCACCGGTTTTACGGGATCAGTCCGGAAATCTACAATACAATGAGAATGATGGTGCGGTGATTATAGATAGTAACCTGACTCTGATTGATGTGGATGATACGTATCTGGAGGGTGCGGTTGTTGAGATTACGGGTAACTATCAGCCAGGTGAAGATGTGTTGGGCCTGACTGGTGAGGATATTCCCGATGGTGTTGACGTAAGTTTTGATCAGGAGAGCGGCGCTTTGACGTTGCTGGCGAGGCAGCCGGAAACGATTACCAGGGCGCAGTTTGAGGCACTGCTGGAAAAGGTAACCTATGCCAATAACAGCGATGACCCGAATACTGATGATCGAGTGATAAGCTGGAGTGTCAGTGATGGAGAGGCTACCAGCACGGTGATAACTTCGACCATCGCGGTTAACCCGGTCAACGATGCCCCTCGAACCGATGCACTTCATGCGAACGGTCAGGAAGACGATGGCTTTATTCCCATCATATTATCCGGCAGTGATATCGATGGCCGTGTTGACCATTTTATTATTGATACATTGCCTGAACATGGTGCTTTGTTTTTGGATCGTGAAGGAGCTGCCCGGGTCATTGCTGGTGTTGAATATCCTGCCAGCACAGAACGGTTGGATCTCTATTTTATTCCGGATGAAAACTGGAATGGAGATACCTCATTTCTCTATCGTGCCAAAGACAACCTGCATAGTGTTGACCCTTCACCGGCTGAAGTGTCTATTTCGGTTGCAGCCCATCAGGATGGATCGATAACCCCTCCTGTTGATAGTGATGAACAGCCCAACCGTCTGGTAGCAGGGGAGACTGGTGGTGCTTATACCGGCATTACCGCCCATGCTGAAGATCCTGATCCGGAAGATGTCATTACCTACTCACTGGTTACAGCGACTGATCAGTTTGAAATAGACGAATCAACCGGGGAAGTGTGGGTTAAGCCCGGTGTGGCGTTGGAGGAGGGGGACTATGACCTGGTTGTGCGAGCCGACAGTTCTGACTCATCCACAGAAAATTCAACATTCCGGGTCACGGTGGTTGATGGTGCTGTCGATCGTGCAGTTGTTCATGAAAGCGTTCTGCCAGGAGGCTCTGGCCGTTCAGAAACGGTGTTTGATACCAGTCCAGAGCTTGGACAGGCAGACGGTACCGGTGTCAGTGTAGCCACCGGAAACCTGCTGGTGAATGACCAGGTTCCTGAGCAGACGACGATTACCCATGTCAATGGTGAGGCAGTCGGTGTGGGTGTGGTTTCCGTAAGTGGTCAATACGGTGAGCTGACGATTAATACAACAACCGGCGATTATATCTATCACTTGACCCAGGCGGCGGATCATCAAGACCCGGTGGCAGAAACTTTTTTGTACGCAACCAGTGCGGGTACCGCTTCGCAGTTGGAGGTGACGGTGATTGATGATGAAGCAATCACCAGTAACCAGAGTGTTGATTTGCCCGCCAGTGCTGAACCCGCATATCGTATTGTGGTTATCCTGGATACTTCGGAGAGTATGGTTAGTGCCAAAGCTAATGGTGAAGTGGAATTACCTGATAATGAAACCATCACCACACGGTTGGATTTGGCCGTAGCTGGCGTCTCTTCATTATTGGAGAAGTATTACCAGCAATCTTCTAACGTTCAGGTCAGTCTTGTCACCTTTGACCAGGGGAGCCGTATCATTGATGAGGCAAATGGGCCTGCTGCAAGTTTGGAAGAAGCCTTAGGTCGGTTGGCCAATCTTGATACTCACAGGAAAACAGAATATGCCAGTGCGCTGTCTGAAGGTGAAAAAGCGTTTCAGGAAATGTTTGCAAATGATACTGATGGAGGGCTGGCTCCTGATAACGTTGAGTACATCAGCTATTTTCTGTCGGATGGCGCACCAACGGATGGGGCCGAAGCAGCAGTGAAATCTCAAGAGTGGCAGTCCTTTTCTGCAGATAATCATATTTCATCCTATGCACTGGCAGTGGGTTCCAGTGTCAAGGATCTATCCTATCTGGACAATATTCACACTGTGGATGCGCTGGAAAGTGGCCAGGCTGGGGCTCCGATTATTGTTGCTGACCCCGTGAAACTGGAACAGGCGCTGCTTGATACTGTGCCCAGCAGTTATGGGGGGAGCCTGGTTGCCAGCGAGCATGGCTTTGGTGCCGATGGTGGCAATGTTCATTCCGTACAGTTTCAGTTGGCGACTGATTCGGGCATCAAACCGGTTACCTTTACCTATGATCCGGAAGCCAAAACCATTGCCGCTCAGGGCAACCCGGCCTTGCCCGTGATCATGGGCTCGATTTTGACCCTGGATGGTGACACTGGTTTTGAGCAATGGGGCAAACTGCTTCTGAACTTTGAGACGGGCCAATATACCTATTTTGCCAGGAACAACCTGTCTGGAGACTCATTTAATATTGATTTTGTGGTGGTTGATGGCGATGGAGACAGAAGCCCGGTCAGGACTGCAACGATTAATATTGTTGAGGGCGTTCCAGAGGCCAATGATGATATCGACACCCTGATGCCGGAGCAGGCGTTTATTGAAGGGAACGTCATTACTGGTACCGGTACCGACGGTGGCGTAGCTGCTGGAGACCGGGTGACACCCTTTACGATTGAGGCCTCAGGCGTTGACAGCACGCCTGAAAATACGCGGGTTATCGCCATCAAATATAACGGTGTTACTCATCAAATTACCGAGGGTAGCTCTGAAGCGATTACCTTGAGTGATGGTGGACAGTTAACATTCAGCGACACCGGCTATTATCGTTATGTCCCTGCTCAGCCAGTTGAAAGTCATATAGACCCATCACAGAGAATAGATGTCGATTTTGAGGATTCCTACACCATTAATGGCGTGGAGTTCAGTACGCCGGATACTTCCGTGGTTTTTGCTAATGGCCGTATCGGTGTTCAGGGGCATAACGACAATACCATTGAAGGGCATGAAGACCTGGTGATCGACTTTTCTTCCAGTGAGTACCCCGATGGGGTTGCCAACATCACGCTGGATCTGGTGACAGGTCATGATCGTCGGGCAATGACCGTTACGCTCTTTCGCACCGACGGGGCAGAACTGGGGCAGGTGTATGCCGGTGGCGATGATCAGCCAATGTTTTCGATTCCTGCAGAATACACCAACATTGGTCGTATGGTGATCAGTGCAGGCAGTAGTACATCGGCGAATGCCCGCGGCGTTTTCACCGGTATTGCCTTTGACAAGGTTCTACCCGGTGTGGCTCCGGATGCTCTTGCGGTTGATCAGCACAGCATTGAATACACACTGAGTGACAGTAGCGGCAATACGGATACGGCAACTCTAACGTTGAACACTGTGCAGAATGTTATGACTGGCACTGAACTGAGTGACGCCGTAGACCTTGGGTCTGGCCGTAAACTGGAGGGTACGGAGGCAAACGACTATGTTGACGGCCTTGCGGGCGACGACGTTATTCGAGGTGAAGGCGGTCAGGATATTTTGCTGGGAGGGGCTGGTAACGATACCGTTGACGGTGGGAGTGGTCATGACCTGATTTCAGGTGGAACCGGTGATGATCAACTTTCCGGTCAGTCAGGCTACGATGTTATTCGTGGAGGCTTGGGTGATGACATTCTTAGGGGTGGAACCGGTCAGGATCAGCTGTATGGCGGTGATGGAAATGACACCATCGATGGGGAAGGTGGTTCCGATACGCTTTACGGTGGAAAAGGCAACGATACCTTAACGGGAGGGCATACGGATGGCAGCAGCTCAAACACGTTTGTGTTTGATATTGACGACTTGCTTGATGATCAAACGGTACAGACGGATAAAATTCTCGATTTTGTGGTTGGTGATGTGAACTCTGATCCAACCGCGGATGTTCTGGATATCAGTGCACTGGTTGAGGTAGAAGAAGATGAGCACATGGATGTTGATGCACTGCTATCGACCCTTAATGAAAACGGCGTGAGTGTGGATATTATCGATGAGGATCATGTCACCCTTAATATTGTGAAAAATACGGCTGAAAGCAGTCGGGATACGCTGCACATAGAGCTCCATCATGTTGGCGGTTGGGGGGATCACGATGTCAATGATATGACTGGGCAGGATGTGCTGATGGAACTTATCAATAATGGGCAACTGATTGTCTGA
- a CDS encoding TolC family outer membrane protein, with the protein MALFYSKNVKTRCRQSFGCLMVLSTIVMSSSSQSDTLVEAINQTLATSPEILVKAIEAGARVDEIRQARAGYLPVVDFSAAIGYENSRNSTTIGAYDAGSADSKDQKRTHREAAVRARQMLFDGFGVRSEVLRQSARQASASQELCSQASDIALSVAQAYINIMRQQDILELMQENTLEHARIVELIQIQGKKGRSNEADVAQAESRLVLAKTNEISAESVLKDVKTQYQRLVGNLPLSYSLPQVPPYIPVSLELAIQQAVMDHPVMKLASEDVKAAEAQYEASKSTFLPQLDLEVGANWDKDANGGKGDTYTHVAKLNVTYNLYNGGGDKARLSQTSKLVNEAIEVRNRARRQVEEEVRLAWIAVDFGAQRLSPLAEYVRQSGKSRKLYDKQFLVGSRTLLDVLDSQSEFTSARQSEINAQFDLVFNQFRLLHSTGSLLTALNAKLQFENQCGLAVVHVM; encoded by the coding sequence ATGGCTTTGTTTTACTCTAAAAATGTAAAAACTCGGTGTCGACAGTCGTTTGGCTGTCTGATGGTTCTTTCTACAATCGTCATGTCGTCTTCCAGTCAATCAGATACACTGGTTGAGGCCATTAATCAAACTCTGGCGACAAGTCCTGAGATTCTCGTTAAAGCCATTGAGGCTGGCGCCAGGGTTGATGAAATTCGACAGGCGCGTGCAGGTTATTTGCCGGTTGTCGATTTTTCAGCGGCTATTGGTTATGAAAACAGTCGAAACAGTACCACCATTGGCGCATATGATGCCGGTAGTGCTGACAGTAAAGACCAGAAAAGAACGCATCGTGAAGCTGCAGTGCGTGCCAGGCAAATGCTATTTGATGGCTTCGGGGTTCGAAGTGAAGTCCTGCGTCAATCGGCTCGTCAGGCATCAGCCTCTCAAGAATTGTGTTCTCAGGCATCGGATATTGCTTTGAGTGTTGCGCAAGCTTATATCAATATTATGCGCCAGCAGGACATTCTGGAATTGATGCAGGAAAACACACTGGAGCATGCCCGTATTGTTGAGTTGATTCAAATACAGGGAAAGAAAGGGCGTAGTAATGAGGCTGATGTGGCACAGGCTGAAAGCCGTCTGGTTCTGGCGAAGACTAATGAAATCAGTGCAGAGTCTGTACTTAAGGATGTTAAAACGCAATATCAGCGGTTGGTCGGAAATTTACCGTTGTCGTATTCATTACCCCAGGTACCCCCATATATACCGGTGTCCTTGGAGTTGGCGATACAGCAGGCTGTTATGGATCACCCGGTTATGAAACTCGCCAGTGAAGATGTTAAAGCAGCAGAGGCTCAATATGAAGCCAGTAAAAGCACATTTCTGCCTCAGCTTGATTTGGAGGTAGGGGCTAATTGGGATAAGGATGCTAATGGGGGCAAGGGGGATACATACACTCACGTAGCGAAATTAAATGTAACGTATAACTTGTACAATGGCGGTGGGGATAAAGCGCGCCTGAGCCAGACGAGTAAATTGGTCAATGAAGCGATAGAGGTTCGTAACCGAGCCAGGAGGCAGGTAGAAGAAGAGGTTCGATTGGCGTGGATTGCCGTGGATTTTGGAGCTCAGCGCTTATCTCCATTGGCTGAGTATGTTCGTCAGTCGGGAAAGTCGAGAAAACTTTATGATAAGCAGTTTTTAGTCGGTAGCCGGACGCTATTGGATGTTCTGGACAGCCAAAGCGAATTTACCTCGGCAAGGCAGAGTGAAATCAATGCTCAGTTCGACTTGGTGTTTAATCAATTTCGTTTGTTACATAGCACTGGTTCTTTGTTGACAGCACTTAATGCAAAACTCCAGTTTGAGAATCAGTGTGGCTTGGCGGTAGTCCATGTAATGTAG
- a CDS encoding HlyD family type I secretion periplasmic adaptor subunit, producing MDEKKVSIRRISESSSVDNSEDVCTKASIEDDINIITKGSRPLLILTSIFLITFLVWANWCSLDEVARGDGRVTPSSQVQNIQNLEGGIVEDILVAEGDVVDKDQVLIVMDDTRFSSLKKGQVVNKHTLEAKKARLIAEVEGGEPLFSEDLINEVPDLVIKETELFLNRQKEFESSQGIVQHQIAQMEKQLSELKASRQMLGRRYSFLFEELKLARELAREGAVSKVEVLRLERQVSDSQGEMKVYEKKLEQVEAQQQEALQRLKEVQLSFVNKSRLELNETIGVLHELSAKEALVSDQVDRTLVRAPMRGVVNQIFVNTEGGVVQPGMTIIELTPIDDSLEVEVKIHPRDIAFLHPGQQATVRFTAYDFTIYGGIEGTLTSISADTIEDEKGDSFYLARVVTKANNLGNENDNARPIIPGMVAMVDILTGKKTLLDYLLKPVLRAKQLAFSER from the coding sequence ATGGACGAGAAAAAGGTCAGCATAAGGCGTATTTCAGAAAGTAGCTCTGTTGATAATAGTGAAGATGTTTGTACTAAGGCATCCATTGAAGACGACATAAACATTATAACGAAGGGAAGTCGGCCTTTATTGATTCTTACCAGTATTTTTTTAATAACATTTCTTGTTTGGGCTAACTGGTGCTCCCTTGATGAAGTTGCTCGGGGGGATGGGAGAGTAACTCCATCAAGCCAAGTTCAAAATATACAGAATCTTGAAGGTGGGATTGTTGAGGATATATTGGTTGCTGAGGGCGATGTTGTTGATAAAGATCAAGTATTAATAGTTATGGATGACACACGTTTTTCGTCATTAAAAAAAGGGCAAGTTGTAAACAAGCATACGTTGGAGGCTAAGAAAGCTCGCCTGATAGCAGAGGTCGAAGGTGGGGAACCACTGTTCTCAGAAGACCTGATAAATGAAGTTCCAGATCTTGTTATAAAAGAAACAGAGCTTTTTCTGAACCGCCAAAAAGAGTTTGAAAGCAGTCAAGGGATTGTTCAGCATCAAATAGCCCAGATGGAAAAACAACTTTCTGAGTTGAAAGCCAGCCGACAGATGTTGGGGCGACGGTATAGTTTTTTGTTTGAAGAATTAAAACTGGCCAGGGAGTTAGCCAGGGAAGGTGCTGTTTCTAAAGTTGAAGTGCTCAGGCTTGAGCGGCAAGTGAGTGATTCTCAAGGAGAGATGAAAGTTTATGAAAAAAAACTTGAGCAAGTTGAAGCGCAGCAGCAAGAGGCTCTTCAAAGGTTGAAAGAAGTCCAGTTAAGTTTTGTAAATAAATCAAGACTGGAGCTGAATGAAACCATCGGTGTGTTGCACGAACTGTCGGCAAAGGAAGCACTGGTGAGTGATCAAGTTGACAGAACGCTTGTCCGAGCGCCGATGCGGGGAGTTGTCAACCAAATATTTGTTAATACGGAGGGCGGGGTTGTTCAGCCAGGGATGACCATCATAGAACTGACGCCGATTGATGATTCACTGGAAGTTGAAGTGAAGATACATCCTAGAGATATAGCCTTCCTTCATCCTGGTCAACAAGCTACCGTCAGATTTACCGCGTACGATTTCACTATTTACGGTGGCATAGAGGGTACATTGACAAGCATCAGTGCAGATACCATTGAAGACGAAAAAGGAGATAGCTTTTATCTTGCTAGAGTTGTAACGAAAGCTAATAATCTGGGAAATGAAAACGACAATGCTCGCCCTATAATTCCGGGTATGGTGGCAATGGTTGATATATTGACAGGAAAAAAAACATTGCTTGATTACCTTTTAAAACCGGTGCTTAGAGCTAAACAACTGGCTTTTAGTGAAAGGTAG